The genomic region AAGGTCTCCGGCGCCTTGAGCCTGTTGCGCTCGATGGAGACCCCGGGGAGGAAATCCTTGAGGGTGACGAGCCGTTGCTCCTCGGCCTTGAGCCAGTCGATCCCGTTGCCGAAGCGCTCCTGGGGGAAGGGCTTCTTGAATTCGTAGAAATCGACCTTGAAGGAGACATCCTTGCCCTGGGAGTGGCACAGGTCGCAGTTCTGAATCCTGGCGCCGGCCGCGTTGACGCCCTCCCGGCCAAAGGCTTCCTTGCCGTCATGGCAGGCGCCGCAATAAAGACCGTTGATGTTGTCCGCCTCCCGCACCTCGGTCTGGCCGGCCCGCATGCCAAAACCGATGTCCACGTGGCACAGGCGGCAGGTGTACCTGGCCCGGTGCAGCCAATGGTTGAAGACCACCGGCGCCACCTTCCCCCCTTGGCTGGCGTTGTTCATGACCACGTTGCCATACTCGTGGGGCTTGGGCCGCTTCTTCTTCAGCCCGAATTCCTGGCCGGAGACGGAGGAGGCACAAAAGGCCACCACCATCGCTCCAGCCACCACCGCACCGCGCCACCACCGGACCATGTCCAATACCTCCTTGACCTCCCCGGCAACGGGGTTTTTCCCGCCATGGTAACAACGAGGGTGAGGGCCCGTCAAACCCTATTATCGCGCTGGGCTACGGCCGACAACTGCCGAGCCAGCCAAGGATTTTTTGCGCCAGGCCTTACCTCCCAACCGAGGCCATGCTATCATGCGCAAAGGGTGCGGCGCCGCCAGCCGCCCCGCAGCCTGGAGCCAACGAGCATGGACACCACCGGCACCCCCAGCCAGGACATCCAGCGGGAATACCTGCGGGTGGATGCGCAGATTCCCCTGGCGGTGCGCCGGGTGCCGGCCAGCGAGGTGCGGCCCCGGCGGGCCCGGCTCGCCGGGGAGGCCTTCCTCTCCGAGTGGCACACCGTGCCCGAGGTGGAGGACAAGCGCCTCAACGACTGGCTGGTCATGCTGGACGCCAAGCTCAACGCCATCATCAGCATGCTGAGCTTCCAGGACCAGGGCTTCC from Thermodesulfobacteriota bacterium harbors:
- a CDS encoding c(7)-type cytochrome triheme domain-containing protein, whose translation is MVRWWRGAVVAGAMVVAFCASSVSGQEFGLKKKRPKPHEYGNVVMNNASQGGKVAPVVFNHWLHRARYTCRLCHVDIGFGMRAGQTEVREADNINGLYCGACHDGKEAFGREGVNAAGARIQNCDLCHSQGKDVSFKVDFYEFKKPFPQERFGNGIDWLKAEEQRLVTLKDFLPGVSIERNRLKAPETFAVAPKEANMPEIIFSHQKHTVWSGCELCHPEIFGVKKGSQPYSMQEIFAGRYCGVCHGKVAFPNNDCQRCHTREVQ